In Azospirillum baldaniorum, one DNA window encodes the following:
- a CDS encoding K(+)-transporting ATPase subunit F translates to MFVDYALGGLVAAGLLGYLVYALIRPERF, encoded by the coding sequence ATGTTCGTCGATTACGCGCTCGGCGGCCTCGTCGCCGCCGGGCTGCTGGGCTACCTCGTGTACGCCCTGATCCGCCCCGAACGGTTCTGA
- a CDS encoding ABC transporter permease encodes MDRLLRQLSQLAITVFGIVTVTFFLVRMIPGDPAQYMLGDYATEEALATLRAQLGLDQPVYVQYGLYVLRAVTGDFGSSVVTGRPALEEILFSLPDSAILAFAGLAVAVAIGIPLGILTAERQGSWSDMLIMIVALFGISFPVFWLGLASVLLFSQELKWFPALGASSGGGFLTHLHHLVLPAGVLGISVAAYITRLTRSAMLEVLGQDCIRVARAMGVPERRVVWRLALKNALVPILAIVGVTFAWSLGSAILIEVVFSRPGIGSMILKAVSARDYQLVQAGVLVLAVAVVLVNSLLDLAYGLVDPRLSTR; translated from the coding sequence ATGGACCGGCTTCTTCGCCAACTCTCGCAGCTCGCGATCACGGTGTTCGGCATCGTGACCGTGACCTTCTTCCTGGTCCGGATGATCCCCGGCGACCCCGCCCAGTACATGCTGGGCGACTACGCCACCGAGGAGGCGCTGGCGACGCTGCGCGCCCAGCTCGGCCTCGACCAGCCGGTCTACGTGCAGTACGGGCTCTATGTGCTGCGCGCCGTCACCGGGGATTTCGGATCGTCGGTGGTCACCGGCCGCCCGGCGCTGGAGGAGATCCTGTTCAGCCTCCCGGACTCCGCGATCCTGGCCTTCGCCGGCCTCGCGGTGGCGGTGGCGATCGGCATCCCGCTCGGCATTCTCACCGCGGAGCGGCAGGGATCGTGGAGCGACATGCTCATCATGATCGTGGCGCTGTTCGGCATCTCCTTCCCGGTCTTCTGGCTCGGCCTCGCCTCCGTCCTGCTGTTCTCGCAGGAGCTGAAATGGTTCCCGGCGCTGGGGGCCAGCTCGGGCGGCGGGTTCCTCACCCACCTGCACCATCTGGTGCTTCCGGCGGGGGTGCTGGGCATCTCGGTCGCGGCCTACATCACCCGCCTGACCCGCTCGGCGATGCTGGAGGTGCTGGGCCAGGACTGCATCCGCGTCGCCCGCGCCATGGGCGTGCCGGAACGCCGGGTGGTGTGGCGGCTGGCGCTGAAGAACGCGCTGGTGCCGATCCTCGCCATCGTCGGGGTGACCTTCGCCTGGTCGCTGGGCAGCGCCATCCTGATCGAGGTGGTGTTCAGCCGGCCGGGCATCGGCTCGATGATCCTGAAGGCGGTCTCGGCCCGCGACTACCAGCTCGTCCAGGCGGGCGTGCTGGTGCTGGCCGTCGCCGTCGTCCTCGTCAACAGCCTGCTCGACCTCGCCTACGGGCTGGTCGATCCGCGCCTGTCCACACGGTGA
- a CDS encoding ABC transporter substrate-binding protein, translating into MDGINRKERAGRIERSGVNRRQFGTLLAAGALVAGSGWPLPASAAPPVLRVRIGSDIGNLDPARIFQIENQTVATQIFNGLVKYDEASNAIVPDLATGWDISGDGTVYSFALRSGVTWHKGFGPFTSDDVKFSFERVLDPQTGSSYSGQLASIKSIETPSPDKVVITLKEPNSGFLHKVSAFNQGWIVSRKALGEIGDKAFALNPIGTGPFVFQNWAPGREVKLSANKDYFAGAPKVEEVQFRVIKDETAAAIALENGEIDIFFGLQQPEVIQRLKGGGLVTVLDRDANHTINLVLNTSIKTLGDVRVRQAIYHAINRKALIDGFFKGTKSEASGVLTSSFQEFTDQVPLFPYDPAKAKALLKEAGVGSFTLDLVAPGANPYDKIVVPIASDLAAVGIDAKIKVLERGAYLQARNKGTVPTCITGVVGAPDPDSPILSLFAKSSFPPGLNTAHYEGIEDMIAAARQAQGDAARKEVYGKIQAKVMGDVPVIPLYADHLFIAHTKKVSGFVQNSLFTMSAYPVSLLEA; encoded by the coding sequence ATGGACGGGATCAATCGCAAGGAACGGGCCGGCCGGATCGAGCGGAGCGGCGTCAACCGCCGCCAGTTCGGCACTTTGCTGGCCGCCGGCGCCCTGGTGGCGGGCAGCGGCTGGCCTCTGCCGGCGTCGGCGGCGCCGCCGGTCCTGCGGGTGCGCATCGGCAGCGACATCGGCAACCTGGATCCCGCCCGCATCTTCCAGATCGAGAACCAGACGGTCGCCACCCAGATCTTCAACGGGCTGGTCAAGTATGACGAGGCGAGCAACGCCATCGTCCCCGACCTCGCCACCGGCTGGGACATCTCCGGCGACGGCACCGTCTACAGCTTCGCCCTGCGCAGCGGCGTCACCTGGCACAAGGGCTTCGGCCCCTTCACCTCCGACGACGTGAAGTTCTCGTTCGAGCGCGTGCTCGACCCGCAGACCGGCAGCAGCTACAGCGGGCAGCTCGCCTCCATCAAGTCCATCGAGACGCCGTCCCCCGACAAGGTGGTCATCACGCTGAAGGAACCGAATTCCGGCTTCCTGCATAAGGTGTCGGCCTTCAACCAGGGCTGGATCGTCAGCCGCAAGGCGCTGGGCGAGATCGGCGACAAGGCCTTCGCGCTGAACCCCATCGGCACCGGCCCCTTCGTGTTCCAGAACTGGGCGCCGGGCCGCGAGGTCAAGCTGTCCGCCAACAAGGACTATTTCGCGGGCGCGCCCAAGGTCGAGGAGGTGCAGTTCCGCGTCATCAAGGACGAGACGGCGGCAGCCATCGCCCTGGAGAACGGCGAGATCGACATCTTCTTCGGCCTGCAGCAGCCGGAGGTCATCCAGCGCCTGAAGGGCGGCGGGCTGGTCACCGTGCTCGACCGCGACGCCAACCACACGATCAACCTCGTCCTCAACACCTCGATCAAAACGCTGGGCGATGTGCGGGTGCGTCAGGCGATCTACCACGCCATCAACCGCAAGGCGCTGATCGACGGCTTCTTCAAGGGCACCAAATCGGAGGCGAGCGGCGTCCTCACCTCCTCCTTCCAGGAATTCACCGATCAGGTCCCGCTGTTCCCCTACGACCCGGCGAAGGCCAAGGCGCTGCTCAAGGAGGCCGGGGTGGGAAGCTTCACGCTGGACCTCGTGGCGCCGGGCGCCAACCCCTACGACAAGATCGTCGTGCCGATCGCCAGCGACCTCGCCGCCGTGGGCATCGACGCCAAGATCAAGGTGCTGGAGCGCGGCGCCTACCTCCAGGCGCGCAACAAGGGCACGGTGCCGACCTGCATCACCGGCGTCGTCGGCGCCCCCGACCCGGACAGCCCGATTCTGTCGCTGTTCGCCAAGTCCTCCTTCCCGCCGGGCCTCAACACCGCCCATTACGAGGGCATCGAAGACATGATCGCCGCCGCCCGGCAGGCCCAGGGCGACGCCGCCCGCAAGGAGGTCTATGGGAAGATCCAGGCCAAGGTGATGGGCGACGTGCCGGTGATCCCGCTCTACGCCGACCACCTGTTCATCGCCCACACCAAGAAGGTCTCCGGCTTCGTCCAGAACTCCCTGTTCACGATGAGCGCCTATCCGGTCTCGCTGCTGGAGGCGTGA
- a CDS encoding isochorismatase family protein: MFSVTDELKDNYSGVFQNRIGFGRKAAIISIDFIDFYTQPGAPFFGQGVVDATIASVPLYAAARRAGLPVIYTKVVYDAAGTEGGMFVKKIPALRAFTADNPLAEFDARVTPEPQDVVLVKHHSSAFFGTPLSTMLRVMECDTVILTGCSTSGCVRATAVDAVSHGFRVIVPAECVGDRHQAPHDSALFDMNAKYGDVLPVAEVMAYVKKQAEAVAA, encoded by the coding sequence ATGTTCAGCGTCACCGACGAACTCAAGGACAACTATTCCGGCGTCTTCCAGAACCGGATCGGCTTCGGGCGGAAGGCCGCCATCATCTCCATCGACTTCATCGACTTCTACACCCAGCCCGGCGCCCCCTTCTTCGGGCAGGGGGTGGTGGACGCGACGATCGCCAGCGTGCCGCTCTACGCCGCCGCCCGCCGCGCCGGCCTGCCGGTCATCTACACCAAGGTCGTCTATGACGCGGCCGGGACCGAGGGCGGCATGTTCGTGAAGAAGATCCCGGCGTTGCGCGCCTTCACCGCCGACAACCCGCTGGCCGAGTTCGACGCCCGCGTGACGCCGGAGCCGCAGGACGTCGTGCTGGTCAAGCACCATTCCTCCGCCTTCTTCGGCACGCCGCTCAGCACCATGCTGCGCGTGATGGAGTGCGACACGGTGATCCTCACCGGCTGCTCGACCAGCGGCTGCGTGCGGGCGACGGCGGTGGACGCGGTGTCCCACGGCTTCCGCGTCATCGTCCCCGCCGAATGCGTGGGCGACCGCCACCAGGCCCCGCACGATTCCGCCCTGTTCGACATGAACGCCAAGTACGGCGACGTGCTGCCGGTGGCGGAGGTGATGGCCTACGTCAAGAAACAGGCCGAGGCCGTGGCCGCCTGA
- a CDS encoding GntR family transcriptional regulator, whose amino-acid sequence MTPFSDEKATGTVRSEQVGSIMTALRNRVLEGKLLPGTKLKEAELAAQFGVSRTPIREALVAAEREGLVTYETNRGYTVRQFTRRDLLESYEMRSLLEGHGCRIVAERGLPLDVERALRNGLDRAEALIAGDSPLEGEALEQWRLLNQRFHTTLMGLVPSGLFNRSFQTVYRVPKIYDVLEMEKDGPTLRQYNEEHRRILDAIARRQSGRVEFLMREHLQGPCDLLLRRMEETPGG is encoded by the coding sequence GTGACCCCGTTCAGCGATGAGAAGGCGACCGGGACCGTCCGGTCCGAGCAGGTCGGCTCCATCATGACCGCCCTGCGCAACCGGGTGCTGGAGGGCAAGCTGCTCCCCGGCACCAAGCTGAAGGAGGCGGAACTGGCCGCCCAGTTCGGCGTGTCGCGGACCCCGATCCGCGAGGCGCTGGTGGCGGCCGAGCGGGAAGGGCTGGTCACTTACGAGACCAACCGCGGCTACACGGTGCGCCAGTTCACCCGGCGCGACCTGCTGGAGAGCTATGAGATGCGCAGCCTCCTGGAGGGGCACGGCTGCCGCATCGTGGCGGAGCGCGGCCTGCCGCTCGACGTGGAGCGGGCGCTGCGCAACGGCCTCGACCGCGCCGAGGCGCTGATTGCCGGCGACAGCCCGCTGGAGGGGGAGGCGCTGGAGCAGTGGCGCCTGCTGAACCAGCGCTTCCACACCACCCTGATGGGGCTGGTGCCGAGCGGGCTGTTCAACCGCTCCTTCCAGACCGTCTACCGGGTCCCGAAGATCTACGACGTCCTGGAGATGGAGAAGGACGGTCCCACCCTGCGCCAGTACAACGAGGAGCACCGCCGCATCCTCGACGCCATCGCCCGCCGCCAGAGCGGGCGCGTGGAGTTCCTGATGCGGGAGCATCTCCAGGGACCGTGCGATTTGCTTCTCCGCCGGATGGAGGAAACGCCGGGCGGGTGA
- the kdpA gene encoding potassium-transporting ATPase subunit KdpA has product MTVSGWINILLFAALVAAVARPLGGYMTRLFNGERTLLSPLLGPVERGLYRLAGVDVKAEQHWVTYAVAMLLFNVAGLLLLYALQRLQGVLPLNPTGMAAVPADLAFNTAASFVTNTNWQNYGGESTMSHLVQMAGLTVQNFVSAATGIALAVALVRGFTRTGARTVGNFWTDLTRGTLYLLLPLSLLYALFLVWQGVPQTLAGTVDATTLEGARQTIALGPVASQEAIKMLGTNGGGFFNANSAHPFENPNALTNLVQMLSIFAIGAGLTNLFGRMAGDERQGWAILAAMGLLFFIGVAAVYWAEAQGNPAFAALGLDNAAGNMEGKETRFGIAMSALFAAVTTAASCGAVNAMHDSFMPLGGMVPMVNMMLGEIIVGGVGAGLYGMLLFAIVTMFVAGLMVGRTPEYLGKKLEAKEVKMTMLAVLCLPLMMLGGTAFAVVLDSGLASLANAGPHGFSEALYAYVSAAANNGSAFGGLSGNTLWYNLTLAAGMLVGRFLVIVPMLAVAGSLAAKTRSAASAGTFPTHGGLFVGLLAGVILIVGGLTFFPALALGPVAEHLAMRAGLLF; this is encoded by the coding sequence ATGACCGTCAGCGGCTGGATCAACATCCTGCTCTTCGCCGCCCTCGTGGCCGCCGTGGCGCGCCCGCTCGGCGGCTATATGACGCGGCTGTTCAACGGGGAGCGCACGCTGCTGTCGCCGCTGCTCGGCCCCGTCGAGCGCGGGCTCTACCGCTTGGCCGGGGTGGACGTGAAGGCGGAGCAGCATTGGGTGACCTACGCCGTCGCCATGCTGCTGTTCAACGTCGCCGGCCTGCTGCTGCTCTACGCGCTGCAGCGCCTGCAGGGCGTCCTGCCCCTGAACCCCACCGGCATGGCGGCGGTGCCCGCCGACCTCGCCTTCAACACCGCCGCCAGCTTCGTCACCAACACCAACTGGCAGAATTACGGCGGCGAAAGCACGATGAGCCATCTCGTGCAAATGGCCGGGCTGACCGTGCAGAACTTCGTGTCGGCGGCGACCGGCATCGCGCTGGCCGTGGCTCTGGTCCGCGGCTTCACCCGCACCGGGGCGCGGACGGTGGGCAATTTCTGGACCGACCTGACCCGCGGCACGCTCTACCTGCTGCTGCCGCTCAGCCTGCTCTACGCGCTGTTCCTGGTCTGGCAGGGCGTGCCGCAGACGCTGGCCGGGACGGTGGACGCCACCACGCTGGAGGGCGCCCGGCAGACCATCGCGCTCGGCCCCGTCGCTTCGCAGGAGGCGATCAAGATGCTGGGCACCAACGGCGGCGGCTTCTTCAACGCCAACTCCGCCCATCCTTTCGAGAATCCGAACGCCCTGACCAATCTGGTGCAGATGCTGTCGATCTTCGCCATCGGCGCCGGGCTGACCAACCTGTTCGGGCGCATGGCCGGCGACGAGCGGCAGGGCTGGGCCATCCTGGCCGCCATGGGCCTGCTGTTTTTTATCGGCGTCGCCGCCGTCTATTGGGCGGAAGCCCAGGGCAACCCGGCCTTCGCCGCCCTCGGGCTGGACAACGCCGCCGGCAACATGGAGGGCAAGGAGACCCGCTTCGGCATCGCCATGAGCGCCCTGTTCGCCGCGGTGACCACGGCAGCCTCCTGCGGCGCGGTCAACGCCATGCACGACAGCTTCATGCCACTGGGCGGCATGGTGCCGATGGTCAACATGATGCTGGGCGAGATCATCGTCGGCGGCGTCGGGGCCGGCCTCTACGGCATGCTGCTGTTCGCCATCGTCACCATGTTCGTCGCCGGGCTGATGGTCGGGCGCACGCCGGAGTATCTGGGCAAGAAGCTGGAGGCGAAGGAGGTCAAGATGACCATGCTCGCCGTCCTCTGCCTGCCCTTGATGATGCTGGGCGGCACCGCCTTCGCCGTGGTGCTGGACAGCGGCCTCGCCTCGCTCGCCAACGCCGGCCCGCACGGCTTCTCGGAAGCGCTCTACGCCTACGTCTCGGCGGCGGCCAACAACGGCAGCGCCTTCGGCGGGCTGTCGGGCAACACGCTCTGGTACAACCTGACGCTGGCTGCCGGAATGCTGGTGGGCCGCTTCCTGGTCATCGTGCCGATGCTGGCGGTCGCCGGCTCGCTCGCCGCCAAGACGCGCAGCGCGGCCTCGGCCGGCACCTTCCCGACCCATGGCGGCCTGTTCGTCGGGCTGCTGGCCGGCGTCATCCTGATCGTCGGCGGCCTGACCTTCTTCCCGGCGCTCGCCCTCGGCCCGGTGGCCGAGCATCTGGCGATGCGCGCCGGCCTCCTCTTCTGA
- a CDS encoding ABC transporter permease, whose product MAATATLSAPASARRSSLMRYFRHPGFLIGVILLTLLLIVAVAAPWIAPMSPLETDLANTLAPPSAAHLLGTDQFGRDVLSRLIWGTRISLQVAVAVMALSLSLGMVIGAVAGFFGGWVERVTVSIIDILLAFPGFLLALALVAARGSSLESVIIAVALAFTPRVAAVMRAVVLTIKPRTYVEASRAIGMGTMRLLFLHVVPNSLPPVIVVATVSAATAILAEAGLSFLGLGVQPPAPTWGNVIADGQSFLASNPLISLSAGICIAVMVVALNLLGDGLRDTLDPQMRRSSGRVL is encoded by the coding sequence ATGGCAGCCACAGCAACCCTTTCCGCGCCCGCTTCGGCGCGGCGGTCGTCCCTGATGCGCTATTTCCGCCATCCGGGCTTCCTGATCGGCGTGATCCTGCTGACCCTGCTGCTGATCGTGGCGGTGGCGGCCCCCTGGATCGCCCCGATGTCGCCGCTTGAGACCGACCTCGCCAACACGCTGGCCCCGCCCTCGGCCGCGCATCTCCTGGGCACCGACCAGTTCGGGCGCGACGTGCTGTCCCGCCTGATCTGGGGCACCCGCATCTCCCTCCAGGTCGCCGTCGCGGTGATGGCTCTGTCGCTGTCGCTGGGGATGGTGATCGGCGCGGTCGCCGGCTTCTTCGGCGGTTGGGTCGAGCGGGTGACCGTCTCGATCATCGACATCCTGCTGGCCTTCCCCGGCTTCCTGCTGGCGCTCGCCCTGGTGGCGGCGCGCGGCTCCTCGCTGGAGTCGGTCATCATCGCGGTGGCGCTGGCCTTCACGCCGCGGGTCGCCGCGGTGATGCGGGCGGTCGTGCTGACCATCAAGCCGCGCACCTACGTCGAGGCGTCGCGGGCCATCGGCATGGGCACGATGCGGCTGCTCTTCCTGCACGTCGTGCCGAACAGCCTGCCGCCGGTGATCGTGGTCGCCACGGTCAGCGCCGCCACCGCCATCCTGGCGGAAGCGGGCTTGAGCTTCCTCGGCCTCGGGGTCCAGCCGCCGGCCCCGACCTGGGGCAACGTCATCGCCGACGGGCAGAGCTTCCTGGCCTCCAACCCGCTGATCTCGCTGTCGGCGGGGATCTGCATCGCGGTGATGGTGGTCGCCCTGAACCTGCTGGGGGACGGCCTGCGCGACACGCTCGACCCGCAGATGCGCCGCTCCTCCGGACGCGTGCTGTGA
- a CDS encoding AbrB family transcriptional regulator, with the protein MMPLSNPLQWCLLVGATLLFTALFMVAGLPGATLLGPMAAAILLGVRGASIELPKRFSWLAQALTGGVVARSMDVTILHDVALHWFPMLMALSTMLAGAVLVGWLLERSGRFPGGTALWGTMPGAAPAMIAMAGDFGGDPRFVAVMQYLRVIVVVVLASLVCHFLLGSVPVPIAVPGAVPGAVPAPSASVASTLALVAVALAGGWAGTVTRLPAGPLLGPILLGGTLNMTGLVVLDSPSWLIAVAFTIIGWTTGLRFRRELLRDLVASVPLMLLSTFGLVAMSLGSAWLLVTLTGKDPLTAYLATSPGGLDSVTVVALGSAADVPFILTLQTLRLFGTILMSVLLVRFLRRR; encoded by the coding sequence ATGATGCCCCTTTCCAATCCCCTCCAGTGGTGCCTGCTGGTGGGGGCGACCCTCCTGTTCACCGCCCTGTTCATGGTGGCCGGCCTTCCCGGCGCGACGTTGCTCGGCCCGATGGCGGCGGCGATCCTGCTGGGGGTGCGCGGCGCCTCGATCGAGCTGCCCAAGCGCTTCTCCTGGCTGGCCCAGGCGCTGACGGGGGGCGTCGTCGCCCGGTCCATGGACGTGACCATCCTGCACGACGTGGCGCTGCACTGGTTCCCCATGCTGATGGCGCTGTCCACGATGTTGGCCGGCGCGGTGCTGGTCGGCTGGCTGCTGGAGCGGTCGGGCCGCTTTCCCGGCGGCACCGCCCTGTGGGGGACCATGCCGGGCGCCGCCCCGGCGATGATTGCCATGGCCGGCGATTTCGGCGGCGATCCGCGCTTTGTCGCCGTCATGCAGTATCTGCGGGTGATCGTGGTCGTCGTCCTGGCCTCGCTGGTCTGCCATTTCCTGCTGGGCAGCGTTCCCGTGCCAATCGCCGTTCCGGGCGCCGTTCCCGGCGCCGTTCCCGCGCCATCGGCCTCCGTCGCCTCGACGCTGGCGCTGGTGGCGGTCGCGCTGGCCGGCGGCTGGGCCGGGACCGTGACACGGCTTCCGGCGGGGCCGCTGCTGGGGCCGATCCTGCTCGGCGGCACGCTCAACATGACCGGGCTGGTGGTGCTGGACTCGCCGTCCTGGCTGATCGCCGTCGCCTTCACGATCATCGGCTGGACGACCGGCCTGCGCTTCCGGCGGGAACTGCTGCGCGATCTGGTGGCGTCGGTGCCGCTGATGCTGCTGTCCACCTTCGGTCTGGTGGCGATGTCGCTCGGCTCCGCCTGGCTGCTGGTCACGCTGACCGGCAAGGACCCGCTGACCGCCTATCTGGCGACCAGCCCCGGCGGGTTGGACTCGGTGACGGTGGTGGCGTTGGGCAGCGCCGCCGACGTGCCCTTCATCCTCACCTTGCAGACGCTGCGGCTGTTCGGGACAATCCTGATGAGCGTTCTGCTTGTGCGATTCCTGCGCCGCCGATAG
- a CDS encoding ABC transporter ATP-binding protein: MSDTLSAPPPALELVDATRVFTRRGGLFKSAGKAVRAVDGVSLTIRAGETLGLVGESGSGKSTLGRLALRLVEPTSGRLLVDGRDVTGVSKAEMQAMRRDIQMVFQDPYGSLDPRVTIGQSIAEPLKVHGLWDSDGPQKVAGVMSLVGLDPSHADRYPHQFSGGQRQRIGIARALTLDPKILVLDEPVSALDVSIQAQIINLLQRIQRERGLSYLFIAHDLAVVRHVSHRIAVMYLGKVVEMAERDNLYRRPLHPYTVSLLAAVPIADVRMRNRRRTSVTMGEIGSATNVPPGCRFHPRCYRARLVAAAGGVPTERSGDALLPRACLIDQPALKACGGTDQVACHFPETPETRSEVATAVLQDIGYPPIRPITL; the protein is encoded by the coding sequence ATGAGCGACACCCTCTCCGCACCGCCTCCGGCCCTGGAACTCGTCGACGCCACCCGCGTCTTCACCCGCCGCGGCGGCCTGTTCAAGTCGGCCGGCAAGGCGGTGCGGGCGGTGGACGGCGTGTCGCTGACCATCCGCGCCGGCGAAACCCTCGGCCTCGTCGGCGAGAGCGGCAGCGGCAAGAGCACGCTGGGCCGCCTCGCCCTGCGGCTGGTCGAGCCGACCAGCGGACGCCTGCTGGTCGACGGGCGCGACGTGACCGGCGTGTCGAAGGCCGAGATGCAGGCGATGCGGCGCGACATCCAGATGGTCTTCCAGGACCCCTACGGATCGCTCGACCCCCGCGTCACCATCGGCCAGAGCATCGCCGAACCGCTGAAGGTCCATGGCCTGTGGGACAGCGACGGGCCGCAGAAGGTGGCCGGGGTGATGAGCCTCGTCGGGCTCGACCCCTCGCACGCCGACCGCTACCCGCACCAGTTCTCCGGCGGCCAGCGCCAGCGCATCGGCATCGCCCGCGCCCTGACGCTCGACCCCAAGATCCTGGTGCTGGACGAGCCGGTGTCGGCGCTCGACGTGTCGATCCAGGCGCAGATCATCAACCTGCTCCAGCGCATCCAGCGGGAACGCGGGCTGTCCTACCTGTTCATCGCCCACGATCTGGCGGTGGTCCGCCACGTCAGCCACCGCATCGCCGTGATGTATCTCGGCAAGGTCGTGGAGATGGCGGAGCGCGACAACCTCTACCGCCGGCCGCTGCATCCCTACACCGTCTCGCTGCTGGCGGCGGTGCCCATCGCCGACGTGCGGATGCGCAACCGACGCCGCACCTCGGTGACGATGGGCGAGATCGGCTCGGCCACCAACGTGCCGCCGGGCTGCCGCTTCCACCCGCGCTGCTATCGGGCGCGGCTGGTCGCCGCGGCGGGCGGCGTGCCCACCGAGCGCAGCGGCGACGCCCTGCTGCCGCGCGCCTGCCTGATCGACCAGCCCGCGTTGAAGGCCTGCGGCGGCACCGATCAAGTCGCCTGCCACTTCCCCGAAACACCGGAAACCCGGTCCGAGGTCGCCACGGCGGTCCTCCAGGACATCGGCTATCCGCCCATCCGTCCCATCACCCTGTAA
- a CDS encoding ABC transporter ATP-binding protein, whose product MPNLHPVAPAAPVAPATAPRPVALELRDLTTVFPGDDGPVTVIDGVSLAVRAGGTLAVVGESGSGKSMTFLSALGLVAAPGRVRRGEVRIDGADILHQPPERLRRLRGAVISMIFQDPLTALNPVFTIGEQIVEVLRAHQRIGRTAARARAIELLARVQIPDPARRVDDYPHQLSGGQRQRVLIAMAIALSPKILIADEPTTALDVTVQAQILDLLADLQAETGMALVLITHDLGLVAKYADDVAVMYAGRLVETGSMEEVFTRPRHPYTRALFRSIPRLDGPVDEELPAIEGQPPNVARLPPGCAFEPRCTVGRGRADCCTRRPLPLAGDRSGHRSACFHEDLPDRKEATR is encoded by the coding sequence ATGCCGAACCTTCATCCCGTGGCGCCGGCGGCTCCCGTCGCCCCCGCCACGGCCCCCCGCCCGGTCGCGCTGGAGCTGCGCGACCTGACCACGGTCTTTCCCGGCGACGACGGTCCGGTCACCGTCATCGACGGCGTGTCGCTCGCCGTGCGGGCCGGCGGCACGCTGGCGGTGGTTGGCGAGTCCGGATCGGGCAAGTCGATGACCTTCCTGTCGGCGCTGGGCCTCGTCGCGGCACCGGGCCGCGTCCGCCGCGGCGAGGTGCGGATCGACGGCGCCGACATCCTGCACCAGCCGCCGGAGCGGCTGCGCCGCCTGCGCGGGGCGGTCATTTCGATGATCTTCCAGGACCCGCTGACCGCGCTGAACCCCGTCTTCACCATCGGCGAGCAGATCGTTGAGGTGCTGCGGGCGCACCAGCGCATCGGCCGGACCGCCGCCCGCGCCCGCGCCATCGAGCTGCTGGCCCGCGTCCAGATCCCCGACCCGGCGCGGCGGGTGGACGACTACCCGCACCAGCTCAGCGGCGGGCAGCGCCAGCGCGTGCTGATCGCCATGGCCATCGCCCTGTCGCCGAAGATCCTGATCGCCGACGAGCCGACCACGGCGCTCGACGTGACGGTGCAGGCGCAGATCCTCGACCTGCTCGCCGACCTCCAGGCGGAGACCGGCATGGCGCTGGTGCTCATCACCCACGATCTGGGGCTGGTCGCCAAATACGCCGACGACGTGGCGGTGATGTACGCCGGGCGGCTGGTCGAGACCGGCTCCATGGAGGAGGTGTTCACCAGGCCCCGCCATCCCTACACCCGCGCGCTGTTCCGCAGCATCCCCCGCCTCGACGGACCGGTGGACGAGGAGCTTCCGGCCATCGAGGGCCAGCCGCCCAACGTCGCCCGCCTGCCGCCCGGCTGCGCCTTCGAGCCGCGCTGCACGGTCGGCCGCGGGCGGGCGGACTGCTGCACCCGGCGGCCGCTGCCGCTGGCCGGCGACCGCTCCGGCCACCGCAGCGCCTGTTTCCACGAAGACCTGCCCGACCGGAAGGAGGCCACCCGATGA